Proteins encoded within one genomic window of candidate division WOR-3 bacterium:
- a CDS encoding tetratricopeptide repeat protein: MRWLILVLFTTTTCGIFSKPNLYQQGVRSYEQKDYEKAIKYFTSHYQKSPSGDSTLFFLYNCYLKTGNYPSAIKILEKLARRKNPHPAIYLNLYQYYRHQRLYYKIPEMLSRAPKSALQKIDREVPLTRRCIAELLTGICTAQKIDDPIGFAIKKGFIKPSADGKLYENDTIKIYQLILYLDSFLPPVKPEKLLHVKNIRPDSYLYYPYSRLVSFGILEPDAEIDPQAYGTLSFLQRALINLKNLGYLK, translated from the coding sequence ATGAGATGGCTAATCCTCGTGCTGTTTACAACCACCACCTGCGGTATATTTTCAAAACCCAATCTCTACCAGCAGGGTGTGCGCAGTTATGAACAAAAAGATTATGAGAAGGCAATTAAGTATTTTACAAGCCATTATCAAAAATCACCTTCTGGGGATTCCACACTTTTTTTTCTCTATAACTGTTATCTAAAAACAGGAAACTACCCTTCCGCCATCAAAATTCTTGAGAAACTTGCACGCCGAAAGAATCCCCATCCGGCTATCTATCTCAATCTTTATCAATACTATCGGCACCAGCGCCTATATTATAAAATCCCCGAGATGCTTTCGAGGGCTCCTAAGTCAGCCCTGCAAAAAATTGATAGGGAAGTACCACTCACTCGAAGATGTATTGCCGAATTACTCACCGGCATTTGCACCGCGCAAAAGATAGATGACCCAATAGGCTTTGCGATAAAAAAAGGATTTATAAAACCGAGCGCCGATGGCAAATTATATGAAAATGACACAATAAAAATTTATCAATTAATACTTTATCTGGATAGTTTTTTACCGCCTGTGAAGCCCGAAAAACTTCTGCACGTAAAGAATATCAGACCCGATTCCTATCTTTATTATCCCTATTCCCGTTTGGTTTCGTTCGGCATTTTAGAACCTGATGCAGAAATCGATCCCCAGGCCTATGGCACATTGAGTTTTCTCCAGCGGGCTTTGATTAATCTTAAGAACCTGGGATATTTAAAATGA